From Desulfovibrio inopinatus DSM 10711, the proteins below share one genomic window:
- the tssD gene encoding type VI secretion system tube protein TssD: protein MALTAYMKVTGKSQGQIKGDCTQSDSNKKDNILVYDISHTIEIPKDTHTGLPTGQRIHHPLIVITHVGPQSPKLLKSLCTGEQCTVNLYYFRIKDTGEEENYFNVELDEAIIVQKKHFTPTTFLPDNKPYHDMEEIQFTYSKITHTYTDGNIEYTDSWKDS from the coding sequence ATGGCTCTTACCGCGTATATGAAGGTCACCGGAAAGTCCCAAGGTCAAATCAAAGGCGACTGCACGCAGTCCGATTCCAACAAGAAAGATAACATTCTCGTTTACGATATCTCTCATACGATTGAAATTCCCAAGGACACCCATACCGGTCTGCCCACTGGTCAGCGTATTCACCATCCGCTCATCGTCATCACGCACGTCGGCCCGCAGAGCCCTAAACTGCTGAAATCGCTGTGTACCGGCGAACAGTGCACCGTAAATCTCTACTACTTCCGTATTAAAGATACGGGGGAAGAAGAAAACTACTTTAACGTCGAACTCGACGAAGCCATTATTGTGCAGAAGAAACACTTCACCCCCACGACGTTTCTTCCGGACAACAAACCCTATCATGATATGGAAGAGATTCAGTTTACGTATTCGAAGATTACTCATACCTACACAGATGGGAACATCGAATACACGGATTCGTGGAAAGATTCTTAG